The sequence ATACTCTACTCTCAAACCCTTAAACAGCACAGagctgaaagaataaaaacagtttaTGTTTGGAGTTTTAGCTTCAAATCAGCTCGGTGTGCCACTGTTTcacagcttgtttttttctattcacAGCCTGTTTTAAGCAGATTGTATGAATGTATGTGTTCTGTAGTTTACTGAATTGTTTGACcataaaaacatataaacaattaTATGTACTGTTTAAAATTGTGAATCAAATTACGAGCATCCCAAGAGTAAACACTCGGATACAAAAGAGCAGTCAGTTGTTTTTACTTAAGGATGCACTTATTCTGATTATATTTCAACATTTTGACCACCCTGGTTTACACACTGTAAAAGTAATTTGAGTAACTTTCTATTGTAATCAATGAACtgatgcataaaataaataatatgtttAGAACTGTTTAGAAATAATATTTCTAAACAGTTTTTAGGGCATCATGTGACACCTAGCAGCTTTGTGACAAACTGATTTTAATGCACTTTCTTAAACAGCATCTTTCTGTACTTCCTTTTCTTCAACATTGGCTGACACGGTTCACTGTAATTttgcaaaaactgtaaaatgataGGAATACACTTGGGCTTCTTTGgtaacattttattgattttattcaatAATTTTCTGTGCTataactttttttcctttttttgatgTGCTGACAAGTGaatatataacttttttttactgatgttccagttttaaataaacagcttTGTGTCACTacaactttatattttaaatgttgataACAGAAGAAAATGTGCAGATAAAAGTTTACCGTGAatcttaaaatacaaaataagtatAATGTTACAGCACCACAGATAATAAGCATTAAcggtgtttcattttttttctcgttAGATATTCAGGCAATAGAGCTCTGTGAACATGATGACGGTTGGCATGCTACTGACTGTCCTGTTTGTTTCAGGTGAGCTGTTTGTTCAGTCATTCAAAAACACTGAAGTTATTTTACAAAGTGAACATTATTTAGATACCAAGCAAGCATAGCATTACTTTTTCAAACTCTTTATATCCTGACTTtagattaaaatgttttatgtacaAAATGTTAACGACAGAGGAATAAAAAAGTTTGTTGTTATCtcactaattttaaaaaagagaataatTTGCTCAGAAAGCGCCTCCATTTGTTTTGGTCCTGCCCACTGAAAAACAATTTTTGGGTTTCGATACACTCTTAGTTACAGATTATTTTTAACTGGAATGAACTCTTGTTTGGATGTTTATACTCAGTAAACGTGGATAAAGTGACCAAGCTGTTATATGGCACTTTGAGCTTGGCTGCCCGTAACACTATCACTAAGAGATGGctaagtggaaaaaaatcccatcactaaaTGACTGGCATGAGGTTgttcaaaatggaaaaaattattttttctaaCAGGTTGATACATTTGTTGAGATTTGTGACAAATGGAAACATTACATTTTGCCAAGGCATCCTGAATTCGTAAGAACCTCTGAAATTATGTATCTCATATTTTTgaattgttttatatatatattgtgttttattttctctattaaaaaaattatatttttgatttttttaaattctaaattaaaaaaaatttaaaaagagaaaaatttgCTCAGAAATGTGagaatgaaaaataatgtaattaATTGCATAATATTAATGTCTGAACAGGTTAatcattaaattttatttataggtgCTTTGGCTGGTTGTTCTGATAAAACAGCACTCTCCATAACTGCACCAAAGACGATGGAAGCACTGAGTGGATCTTGTTTGCAAATCCCATGTAGCTTCAAACCCAAAGAAGCACAGACATTTATCAGCACAGGAAAAACCTTTGGAGTGTGGATTAAAATTGATGCCAGAAATCCAACCAACGTCATCTACAACAGTAATGGTGCAGGTTATCCAAGGAGTATTACTGGGAACCTGAGTCAGAGAGACTGCACCACTCTGTTTTCTAATTTAACcaccacatacacagacacatacttCTTCAGAGTAGAGAGTGAAAGATTCAAGGCGACAGCTGACTGTAACCCACTTCAAATAACAGTCagaggtaaaaaaagaaaaatgttttagatTTTATACCATGAAAAATTGTCCTAACAGCCTGACACTAAGAGAATGTTTATAATTTCTATGCACTGTTATTATTCTGAGGACTCGATGACATTTCTAAACGTCTGAATTTAATAGTAAAATTTCACAGGACaagttttaaagattttaaaagctGATGTGTGCTCTGTAGTATTGATGTTTGTGTTGTGAAACCACAGATTCTCCTTGGAGGCCCAATATTACAATCTCAGGTGATCTGAAGGAGAAGGAGTCTGTCACTATaacctgctcagctctcactccCTGTCCACACTCCCCTCCTCAACTCACCTGGAATCTCCAACAAGACTCTCGCAACAAAATagaggaaaacacagatggAAGCTTTACAACTAAAATCCAGCAGAACATCACTCTGTCAGACACACATGATGGAAAGAAGATCAGCTGCTCTGCCAGATATCCTGTGAACCAAGGAAAAGACACcaagacagcagagacagaagaAACTCTCAGTGTTTCATGTAAGACAATCAGAGTTTGTTGTTGGATCCTGTCAACATATCATGATTCGTgggacttcatttttttttctccagatgCTCCTAAAGACACCTCAGCATCCATCAGTCCATCAGGTTTGATGTCAGCAGGCAGCTGGGTGAACCTGACCTGCTCCAGCAGAGCCAAACCTCCAGTCAGCAGCTTCACCTGGTTCAAGAAGAGCAGAGATGGAGCTGTGAAAGTATCTGAAGGAGAGATTTACAGCTTCAATGTAACAGATGGAGGAGTTTATTACTGTGTGGCCACTAATGATCTGGGTAATCAGACATCAACAGAGATTCATATGACTGTTGCAGGTAAAGTTACTCACCAgttattctaaaaaaaaaatgcattttcattttttcaagtTTTCTTTGTGATATACTTCACAATTGATAAGAGAGTGAATTTCACTTTATAAAaatcagcttcatccatcactgtgtggttgTTCAgcctttaaacattaaaaacaatttgaGTTGCCTGCcctttttgtattattatgttccattttgtataatttacaatttagtttcagtttcagtttcccTGTTTCCTCCCATGTCAGTGTCTCTCCCACTATGTTGGTTAGTATCGTTTCTTCAGTGTGCAAGTTTGTCATGTCCCCCGTGTTTAAGTCCCTTTTGTCCTTTATGTGTCTCAGTGATGTCCTTGTTTTCCTTCGTGTCCccgtctctt is a genomic window of Astatotilapia calliptera chromosome 9, fAstCal1.2, whole genome shotgun sequence containing:
- the LOC113029885 gene encoding sialoadhesin-like — protein: MMTVGMLLTVLFVSGALAGCSDKTALSITAPKTMEALSGSCLQIPCSFKPKEAQTFISTGKTFGVWIKIDARNPTNVIYNSNGAGYPRSITGNLSQRDCTTLFSNLTTTYTDTYFFRVESERFKATADCNPLQITVRDSPWRPNITISGDLKEKESVTITCSALTPCPHSPPQLTWNLQQDSRNKIEENTDGSFTTKIQQNITLSDTHDGKKISCSARYPVNQGKDTKTAETEETLSVSYAPKDTSASISPSGLMSAGSWVNLTCSSRAKPPVSSFTWFKKSRDGAVKVSEGEIYSFNVTDGGVYYCVATNDLGNQTSTEIHMTVADASKNTSASISPSGLVSAGSWVNLTCSSRAKPPVSSFTWFKKSRDGAVKVSEGEIYSFNVTDGGVYYCVATNDLGNQTSAEIALSTLTYCEAGNLVGVYTITKTVGIIMLLTTLSIFECWFKSRCSNKQT